One region of Streptomyces davaonensis JCM 4913 genomic DNA includes:
- the hflX gene encoding GTPase HflX, which yields MTSSSSPSQDSQRLAHNYAEGLRADALMEEDVAWSHDIDGERDGEQFDRSERAALRRVAGLSTELEDVTEVEYRQLRLERVVLVGVWTTGTVQDAENSLAELAALAETAGALVLDGVIQRRDKPDAATYIGSGKANELRDIVLESGADTVICDGELSPGQLIHLEDVVKVKVIDRTALILDIFAQHAKSREGKAQVALAQMQYMLPRLRGWGQSLSRQMGGGKGGGLATRGPGETKIETDRRRIREKMAKMRREIAEMKTGREIKRQERKRNKVPSVAIAGYTNAGKSSLLNRLTGAGVLVENALFATLDPTVRRAETPSGRLYTLADTVGFVRHLPHHLVEAFRSTMEEVGESDLILHVVDGSHPDPEEQLAAVREVITDVGATRVPEIVVINKADAADPLTLQRLLRIEKRSIAVSARTGQGIAELLALIDNELPRPSVEIEALVPYTLGKLVARAHDEGEVISEEHTPEGTLLKVRVHEELAAELAPYVPTPAV from the coding sequence ATGACCTCCTCTTCTTCCCCTTCCCAGGACTCGCAGCGCCTCGCGCACAACTACGCCGAAGGTCTTCGGGCCGATGCCCTGATGGAAGAGGACGTCGCCTGGAGCCACGACATCGACGGAGAGCGGGACGGCGAACAGTTCGACCGCTCCGAGCGCGCGGCTCTGCGCCGCGTGGCCGGACTCTCCACCGAACTCGAGGACGTCACCGAGGTCGAGTACCGCCAGCTGCGTCTGGAGCGGGTCGTCCTCGTGGGTGTCTGGACCACCGGGACCGTGCAGGACGCGGAGAACTCCCTCGCGGAACTCGCCGCCCTCGCCGAGACCGCGGGCGCGCTCGTGCTCGACGGTGTGATCCAGCGGCGCGACAAGCCCGACGCCGCCACCTACATCGGTTCCGGCAAGGCCAACGAGCTGCGGGACATCGTCCTCGAAAGCGGCGCCGACACGGTCATCTGTGATGGTGAGCTCAGCCCCGGCCAGCTCATCCACCTCGAAGACGTCGTCAAGGTCAAGGTCATCGACCGTACGGCCCTGATCCTCGACATCTTCGCCCAGCACGCCAAGTCCCGAGAGGGCAAGGCGCAGGTCGCGCTCGCGCAGATGCAGTACATGCTGCCGCGGCTGCGCGGTTGGGGTCAGTCGCTGTCCCGGCAGATGGGCGGCGGCAAGGGCGGCGGCCTCGCCACCCGTGGTCCCGGTGAGACCAAGATCGAGACGGACCGGCGCCGGATCCGCGAGAAGATGGCGAAGATGCGCCGGGAGATCGCGGAGATGAAGACCGGCCGCGAGATCAAGCGCCAGGAGCGCAAGCGCAACAAGGTGCCGTCCGTCGCCATCGCGGGCTACACCAACGCAGGCAAGTCCTCGCTGCTCAACCGCCTCACGGGCGCGGGCGTGCTGGTCGAGAACGCCCTGTTCGCGACCCTCGATCCGACCGTGCGCCGGGCCGAGACCCCGAGCGGCCGGCTGTACACCCTGGCGGACACCGTCGGCTTCGTCCGGCACCTGCCGCACCACCTGGTCGAGGCGTTCCGCTCCACCATGGAGGAGGTCGGCGAGTCCGACCTGATCCTGCACGTGGTCGACGGTTCGCACCCGGACCCGGAGGAGCAGCTGGCCGCCGTACGCGAAGTGATCACGGACGTGGGTGCCACCCGCGTACCCGAGATCGTCGTGATCAACAAGGCCGACGCGGCCGACCCGCTGACGCTCCAGCGGCTGCTGCGGATCGAGAAGCGCTCCATCGCGGTCTCGGCCCGCACCGGCCAGGGCATCGCGGAACTGCTCGCGCTGATCGACAACGAACTGCCCCGGCCCTCGGTCGAGATCGAGGCGCTGGTGCCGTACACCCTCGGCAAGCTCGTCGCCCGCGCGCACGACGAGGGCGAGGTGATCTCCGAGGAGCACACCCCGGAGGGCACCCTGCTCAAGGTGCGGGTGCACGAGGAACTGGCGGCGGAACTCGCGCCGTATGTGCCGACTCCGGCGGTCTGA
- a CDS encoding M1 family metallopeptidase has protein sequence MPHTPRKATALLASAVTVCLVAASAPAEPLGLGDRLFPHLGNPGYDVAAYDLAFTFPGSNSKPLQAVTTIDAWTTAALDRVNLDFAHGTVDSVELDGEPAAFVTTGEDLVVTPADPLPPGSWMRITVRHTSDPMPAKDRDGGWVRTADGLAMANQADAAHLIFPGNDHPSDKAMFTIKVTAPSGYTAVANGVPTDVDRSRAVTTWTYRTQHPMATELTQVSIGRSTVLRRTGPHALPVRDVVPTAHRAKLEPWLAKTPDQISWMESKVGRYPFETYGVLMADVNTGFELETQTLSLFEKGLFTERGYPAWYVESIMVHELAHQWFGNSVSPRTWSDLWLNEGHATWYEALYAEEKADRPLAARMKAAYGVSDRWRTAGGPPAAPKAPDSGQKISIFRPNVYDGAALVLYALRQEIGRPAFDRLERAWVTRHQDGVAGTDDFVALASEVTGRDLHDFLHPWLYGERTPPMPGHPDWKPVAPAKAARAE, from the coding sequence ATGCCGCACACCCCCCGCAAGGCCACAGCCCTCCTCGCCTCGGCCGTAACCGTCTGTCTCGTTGCCGCCAGTGCCCCCGCCGAACCCCTGGGCCTCGGCGACCGCCTCTTCCCGCACCTGGGCAATCCGGGCTACGACGTCGCCGCGTACGACCTCGCCTTCACCTTCCCCGGCAGCAACAGCAAGCCCCTCCAGGCCGTCACCACCATCGACGCCTGGACGACGGCCGCACTCGACCGCGTCAACCTCGACTTCGCCCACGGCACGGTCGACTCCGTGGAGCTGGACGGCGAACCGGCCGCCTTCGTCACCACCGGCGAGGACCTGGTCGTCACCCCGGCCGACCCGCTGCCCCCAGGCAGCTGGATGCGGATCACCGTGCGGCACACCAGCGACCCCATGCCCGCGAAGGACCGCGACGGCGGCTGGGTGCGCACCGCGGACGGCCTCGCCATGGCCAACCAGGCCGACGCCGCCCACCTGATCTTCCCCGGCAACGACCACCCCTCGGACAAGGCGATGTTCACCATCAAGGTGACCGCCCCGAGCGGCTACACGGCCGTCGCCAACGGCGTCCCCACCGACGTGGACCGCTCCCGCGCGGTGACGACCTGGACGTACCGCACCCAGCACCCCATGGCCACCGAACTCACCCAGGTCTCCATCGGCCGCTCCACGGTCCTGCGCCGCACCGGCCCGCACGCCCTCCCCGTCCGCGACGTCGTCCCCACCGCGCACCGCGCGAAGCTGGAACCCTGGCTGGCGAAGACCCCGGACCAGATCTCCTGGATGGAGAGCAAGGTCGGCCGCTACCCCTTCGAGACGTACGGCGTGCTCATGGCGGACGTGAACACCGGCTTCGAACTGGAGACACAGACCCTCTCCCTCTTCGAGAAGGGCCTGTTCACCGAGCGCGGCTACCCCGCCTGGTACGTGGAATCGATCATGGTGCACGAGCTGGCGCACCAGTGGTTCGGCAACAGCGTCAGCCCCCGCACCTGGTCCGACCTGTGGCTCAACGAAGGCCACGCCACCTGGTACGAGGCCCTGTACGCGGAGGAGAAGGCCGACCGCCCCCTGGCAGCGCGGATGAAGGCCGCGTACGGCGTCTCCGACCGCTGGCGCACCGCCGGCGGGCCCCCGGCCGCGCCCAAGGCCCCCGACTCCGGCCAGAAGATCAGCATCTTCCGCCCCAACGTCTACGACGGCGCCGCACTCGTCCTCTACGCCCTCCGCCAGGAGATCGGCCGCCCCGCCTTCGACCGGCTGGAGCGCGCCTGGGTCACCCGCCACCAGGACGGCGTCGCCGGCACCGACGACTTCGTCGCCCTCGCCTCGGAGGTCACCGGACGCGATCTGCACGACTTCCTCCACCCCTGGCTGTACGGCGAGAGGACCCCGCCCATGCCCGGCCACCCGGACTGGAAGCCGGTCGCTCCGGCGAAGGCCGCACGCGCCGAATAA
- a CDS encoding RelA/SpoT family protein → MSAEATNPATPGPVTGPAARWRARIDLRRLGRAALLGPAARDRLPDAIGHVAEAHRAHHPDADLEPLRRAYVLAESSHRGQMRKSGEPYITHPLAVTLILAELGAETTTLTASLLHDTVEETEVTLDQVGEQFGAEVRYLVDGVTKLEKVDYGAAAEPETFRKMLVATGSDVRVMSIKLADRLHNMRTLGVMRPEKQARIAKVTRDVLIPLAERLGVQALKTELEDLVFAILHPEEYEHTRELIVDNASRADDPLAEVADEMRTVLRDADIQAEVLIRPRHFVSVHRVARKRGRLRGADFGRLLVLVGEDADCYGVLGELHTCMTPVVSEFKDFIAVPKFNLYQSLHTAVAREDGQVVEVLIRTHQMHKVAEAGVIALGNPYAPSSDEPVDGERADPTRPGWLSRLLDWQEAAPDPDTFWSTLREDLAQDREITVFRPDGGTLGLPEGASCVDAAYAQYGEDAHACIGARVNGRLATLSTVLRDGDTVQLLMGQDPASEPSREWLEHAHTPAARIAIQRWLASHPSAEDADPRPEDGATTPRPTTEALSLEGSPTARPAANVVVDQPDATVRLAGCCTPVPPDGITGFAVRGGAVTVHRVECAAVSRMKSTGRPEIPVHWGDTSECRVTLVAESFVRPHLLADLTEAMALEGAEIVSATVEPPTQQRVRHTYTLQLPDAAHLPALMRAMRNVAGVYDVARTQTQPGVS, encoded by the coding sequence ATGAGTGCGGAGGCCACGAACCCCGCGACGCCCGGCCCGGTAACCGGGCCCGCAGCTCGCTGGCGGGCCCGGATCGACCTGCGCCGTCTCGGCCGTGCCGCACTGCTCGGCCCGGCCGCCCGTGACCGGCTGCCCGACGCCATCGGCCATGTCGCCGAGGCCCACCGCGCCCATCACCCCGACGCCGACCTCGAACCGCTGCGCCGCGCGTATGTGCTCGCCGAGTCCTCGCACCGCGGCCAGATGCGCAAGAGCGGCGAGCCGTACATCACGCACCCGCTCGCCGTGACCCTCATCCTCGCCGAACTCGGCGCCGAGACCACGACCTTGACCGCCTCCCTGCTCCACGACACCGTCGAGGAAACCGAGGTGACGCTCGATCAGGTCGGCGAGCAGTTCGGCGCCGAGGTCCGCTATCTCGTCGACGGCGTCACGAAGTTGGAGAAGGTCGACTACGGCGCCGCCGCCGAGCCCGAGACCTTCCGCAAGATGCTCGTCGCCACCGGCAGCGACGTCCGCGTGATGTCGATCAAACTCGCCGACCGGCTGCACAACATGCGCACCCTCGGCGTGATGCGCCCCGAGAAACAGGCCCGCATCGCCAAGGTGACCCGCGACGTCCTCATCCCGCTCGCCGAACGCCTCGGCGTCCAGGCGCTCAAGACCGAGCTGGAGGACCTGGTTTTCGCGATCCTGCACCCCGAGGAGTACGAGCACACGCGGGAGCTGATCGTCGACAACGCCTCCCGCGCGGACGACCCGCTCGCCGAGGTCGCCGACGAGATGCGCACCGTCCTCCGGGACGCCGACATCCAGGCCGAAGTCCTCATCCGGCCACGCCACTTCGTCTCCGTCCACCGGGTCGCCCGCAAACGCGGCCGGCTGCGCGGCGCGGACTTCGGACGGCTGCTGGTGCTGGTCGGCGAGGACGCGGACTGTTACGGCGTCCTGGGCGAGCTGCACACCTGTATGACGCCGGTCGTCTCGGAGTTCAAGGACTTCATCGCCGTACCGAAGTTCAACCTGTACCAGTCCCTGCACACGGCGGTGGCCCGCGAGGACGGACAGGTCGTCGAAGTCCTCATCCGCACCCACCAGATGCACAAGGTCGCCGAGGCCGGGGTGATCGCACTCGGCAACCCCTACGCCCCTTCCTCCGACGAGCCCGTCGACGGCGAGCGCGCCGACCCGACCCGCCCCGGCTGGCTCTCCCGCCTCCTGGACTGGCAGGAGGCGGCCCCCGACCCCGACACCTTCTGGTCCACCCTCCGCGAGGACCTCGCCCAGGACCGTGAGATCACCGTCTTCCGCCCCGACGGCGGCACCCTCGGCCTGCCCGAGGGCGCGAGCTGCGTGGACGCGGCCTACGCGCAGTACGGCGAGGACGCCCACGCGTGCATCGGCGCGCGCGTGAACGGCCGTCTGGCGACCCTGAGCACGGTTCTGAGGGACGGCGACACCGTTCAGCTCCTCATGGGCCAGGACCCTGCCTCCGAGCCCTCCAGGGAGTGGCTGGAGCACGCCCACACCCCCGCGGCCCGCATCGCCATCCAGCGCTGGCTGGCCTCACACCCCTCCGCGGAGGACGCGGACCCGCGCCCGGAGGACGGCGCCACCACTCCCCGCCCCACGACGGAGGCACTGTCGCTGGAGGGTTCACCGACGGCCCGACCCGCGGCCAACGTCGTCGTCGACCAGCCGGACGCGACGGTACGGCTGGCAGGCTGCTGCACACCGGTGCCCCCCGACGGGATCACCGGCTTCGCGGTACGCGGGGGCGCGGTGACCGTCCACCGCGTGGAGTGCGCGGCGGTGTCCCGCATGAAGAGCACGGGCCGGCCGGAGATCCCCGTCCACTGGGGCGACACCAGCGAGTGCCGGGTGACGCTGGTAGCGGAATCGTTCGTCCGCCCGCATCTGCTGGCCGACCTCACGGAGGCGATGGCCCTGGAGGGCGCCGAGATCGTCTCGGCGACGGTGGAACCGCCCACCCAGCAGCGGGTCCGGCACACCTACACCCTCCAACTCCCGGACGCAGCCCACCTGCCCGCCCTGATGCGGGCGATGCGGAACGTGGCCGGGGTGTACGACGTGGCCAGGACGCAGACACAGCCTGGCGTGTCGTAG